In Planctomycetota bacterium, one genomic interval encodes:
- a CDS encoding type II toxin-antitoxin system Phd/YefM family antitoxin: MKTVSFTEFRSRASVLFDAVERGETLVVLRHGKPVAEVHPVAAGGARMPSWRRPGLRLTAKGASLARAILEDRHREDAP; the protein is encoded by the coding sequence GTGAAGACTGTATCGTTCACCGAGTTCCGCAGTCGCGCGTCCGTGCTCTTCGACGCGGTCGAGCGCGGGGAAACACTGGTCGTGCTGCGGCACGGCAAGCCGGTGGCCGAAGTTCATCCCGTGGCGGCGGGCGGAGCTCGGATGCCGTCGTGGCGGCGCCCGGGCCTGCGGCTCACCGCCAAAGGTGCGTCGCTCGCGAGGGCCATTCTCGAAGACCGCCACCGTGAAGACGCTCCTTGA
- a CDS encoding type II toxin-antitoxin system VapC family toxin: MKTLLDSSAFAKRYVEEPGSDAVESACLAASELGLCVVCVPEILSAMNRRLRERRLNRSQYDQIKQRLLEDIADAAIIEFTPPVIAATVTVLEASVVRAADAMHVAAALVWGAELFVSSDRRQLAAARKAGLRVKAV, encoded by the coding sequence GTGAAGACGCTCCTTGATTCCTCGGCCTTCGCCAAGCGCTACGTCGAGGAGCCGGGAAGCGACGCCGTCGAGTCGGCCTGCCTCGCAGCGTCGGAACTGGGTCTCTGCGTGGTGTGCGTTCCGGAGATCCTGTCGGCGATGAATCGCCGGCTTCGAGAGCGTCGCTTGAACCGTTCCCAGTACGACCAGATCAAGCAGCGGCTGCTCGAGGACATCGCTGATGCGGCCATCATCGAGTTCACCCCGCCGGTGATCGCGGCCACGGTGACGGTGCTCGAGGCATCGGTCGTCCGTGCGGCCGATGCCATGCACGTTGCGGCAGCCCTGGTCTGGGGGGCCGAGCTCTTTGTTTCATCCGATCGCCGGCAGCTTGCCGCGGCCCGCAAGGCCGGCCTCCGCGTGAAGGCCGTGTAG